A stretch of the Candidatus Polarisedimenticolia bacterium genome encodes the following:
- a CDS encoding thiolase family protein, which yields MTVRRGVVIVDGVRTPFCKSWGALNDLPADELCRIAIGETIARVDIDPRAVDEVIIGNIAQPAESTTLARVAALKAGVPRRVPAYSVNQNCGSGIQAIVSAFHRIESGAADLIVAGGVESMSRIPFLLGQAFTDDVMRFRRARGLAQKAAALLAVRPRHLRPVPALEIGLRDAICGLNMGETAEVLARRFRIGREEQDAFALESHRRAVAARAKLREEIVPLFPPPRFAPIVDDIGPREDQTMEQLARLKPAFDRKNGTVTAGNSCMLTDGAACVVVAAEDRARELGLPYLGRIRSYGFAGLDPTVMGLGPAYATAVALERAGLTVRDLQLIEINEAFAAQVLAVRQAFASADFARQELGLASALGELDPAVTNVNGGAIALGHPVGCSGARLALTLLKEMARRDLSLGLAALCIGGGQGAALVLERS from the coding sequence GTGACAGTCCGCCGCGGCGTCGTCATCGTCGACGGCGTCCGGACGCCGTTCTGCAAATCGTGGGGCGCCCTCAACGACCTGCCGGCCGACGAGCTGTGCCGCATCGCCATCGGCGAGACGATCGCCCGGGTCGACATCGACCCGCGCGCCGTGGACGAAGTGATCATCGGAAACATCGCGCAACCGGCCGAATCGACCACCCTGGCCCGGGTCGCCGCGCTCAAGGCCGGGGTGCCGCGGCGTGTTCCGGCGTACTCGGTCAATCAGAACTGCGGGTCCGGGATCCAGGCGATCGTCAGCGCCTTCCACCGCATCGAATCGGGCGCCGCCGACCTGATCGTGGCCGGCGGCGTCGAGTCGATGTCACGCATCCCGTTTCTCCTGGGGCAGGCGTTCACCGACGACGTCATGCGCTTCCGGCGGGCGCGGGGCCTGGCGCAGAAGGCCGCGGCCCTCCTGGCGGTGCGCCCGCGCCATCTGCGCCCGGTGCCGGCGCTCGAGATCGGCCTCAGGGACGCCATCTGCGGCCTCAACATGGGGGAGACCGCCGAGGTCCTGGCGCGCCGCTTCCGCATCGGCCGCGAGGAGCAGGACGCCTTCGCTCTCGAGAGCCACCGCCGCGCCGTGGCGGCGCGCGCGAAGCTGCGCGAGGAGATCGTGCCGCTGTTCCCGCCGCCCCGCTTCGCACCGATCGTGGACGACATCGGGCCGCGCGAGGACCAGACGATGGAGCAGCTGGCACGGCTCAAGCCGGCGTTCGATCGGAAAAACGGCACCGTCACGGCCGGCAATTCGTGCATGCTCACCGACGGAGCCGCCTGCGTGGTCGTGGCCGCCGAGGACCGGGCGCGCGAGCTCGGCCTGCCGTACCTCGGCCGCATCCGATCGTACGGCTTCGCCGGGCTCGATCCGACCGTCATGGGGCTGGGGCCGGCGTACGCCACCGCCGTGGCCCTCGAACGGGCGGGGCTCACGGTGCGCGACCTGCAGCTCATCGAGATCAACGAGGCGTTCGCGGCGCAGGTGCTGGCCGTGCGCCAGGCGTTCGCCTCCGCCGACTTCGCCCGCCAGGAGCTCGGCCTGGCCTCGGCGCTCGGCGAGCTCGATCCCGCCGTCACCAACGTCAACGGGGGCGCCATCGCGCTCGGCCACCCCGTCGGCTGCTCGGGCGCGCGCCTGGCCCTGACGCTCCTGAAGGAGATGGCGCGGCGCGACCTGTCGCTCGGTCTTGCCGCGCTCTGCATCGGCGGCGGCCAGGGGGCGGCGCTGGTCCTCGAACGATCGTAA